From one Bradyrhizobium sp. Ash2021 genomic stretch:
- a CDS encoding xanthine dehydrogenase family protein molybdopterin-binding subunit: MTEAAAIKYVGQPLRRREDFKFVTGKGRYTDDIKAAGMLHMAVLRSPHAHAVIKHVDLSVAQTAPGVRLALSGADLAGKIGAIVPNWIIPGTKVPNRPVVAIDRVRFVGECVALVIAETQAMAHDAIGLIDVDYETLPAVIDEEAAIRDGAPQLHDHVPNNITTIYKIGGGDYGKAAREADQVIALRVANNRLIPTCMETRSILAEPNVDGSLTIYLQSQVPHMHRRWIADTVGIPEHQLRIVAPDIGGGFGAKMHLYPEELLCPYLARRLGVPIKWWESRSESHQSTNHGRAHTETIEIAFRNDGKILGLKVETLGNVGAYLSNMASGGPTVNTINFGTGAYKIEHYEARSRVIVTNTVPVDAYRGYGRPEGGYIAERAIDAVARHLDIDQVEVRQRNFIQRGDFPYKPYNGPAVIYDSGDYEGCLAKAMGAFNYAARRSERHQLRAKGRYRGIGVAAYTHMCGMAPSRRLALMGFNRGGWESARVSVDSSGRVTIFSGSMSQGHGHVTSLAQVAADVLQVPIEHIDVVQGDTRQVQAGHGTFNSRSMAVGGSGVHVSSTRVVAKAKKIAASMLEVDEGDVSYRAGKFSVAGTDIAPLTFGTVARMAYVGHKLPDGMEPGLDETVFYDPKGMGAPSGIHMAYVEVDPETGIVDILDYVAVDDAGTIINPLLAAGQIHGGVVQGIAQALYEEVSYDPDTGQLMIGSLLDYAVPRAEHVPSIRTLFQQTPSPTNPIGVKGIGESGSIAAPPCMVHAVLDALSPFGIKHLDMPMTPPRVWSAIQNARAGAGR, encoded by the coding sequence ATGACTGAAGCAGCCGCGATCAAATATGTCGGCCAACCGCTGCGGCGGCGCGAGGATTTCAAGTTCGTCACGGGCAAGGGACGCTATACCGACGATATCAAGGCGGCGGGCATGTTGCATATGGCCGTCCTACGATCGCCTCACGCGCATGCCGTCATCAAGCACGTCGATCTCTCGGTGGCACAGACGGCGCCAGGCGTCCGTTTGGCTTTGTCGGGGGCCGACCTCGCGGGCAAGATCGGCGCGATCGTTCCCAACTGGATCATACCGGGGACAAAGGTGCCGAACAGACCTGTCGTCGCCATCGACCGGGTTCGTTTCGTCGGCGAATGCGTCGCGCTGGTGATCGCCGAGACCCAGGCGATGGCCCACGATGCCATCGGGCTTATCGATGTCGACTATGAGACACTTCCAGCCGTGATCGACGAGGAAGCCGCGATCCGCGACGGCGCACCGCAACTCCACGACCACGTGCCCAACAACATCACCACGATCTACAAGATCGGTGGCGGCGACTACGGCAAGGCCGCGCGGGAGGCCGATCAGGTCATTGCGCTTCGCGTTGCCAACAATCGCCTGATCCCGACCTGCATGGAGACGCGCTCCATTCTGGCTGAACCGAACGTCGACGGAAGCCTGACCATCTACCTGCAGAGCCAGGTGCCCCACATGCATCGCCGCTGGATCGCGGACACGGTTGGCATTCCCGAACACCAGTTGCGGATTGTGGCGCCCGATATCGGCGGCGGATTCGGCGCCAAGATGCATCTGTACCCGGAGGAACTGCTCTGCCCGTATCTGGCGCGCCGGCTGGGCGTTCCGATTAAGTGGTGGGAATCCCGCTCCGAAAGCCACCAGTCCACCAACCATGGCCGGGCGCACACCGAGACCATCGAAATCGCGTTTCGCAACGATGGCAAGATTCTCGGCCTGAAAGTCGAGACGCTCGGCAATGTCGGCGCCTACCTGTCGAACATGGCAAGCGGCGGTCCGACCGTGAATACGATCAATTTCGGCACCGGCGCTTACAAGATCGAGCACTATGAGGCGCGCTCCAGGGTGATCGTGACGAACACCGTGCCGGTCGATGCCTATCGCGGTTATGGCCGGCCCGAGGGGGGATACATCGCCGAACGCGCGATCGACGCGGTCGCGCGTCACCTCGACATCGATCAGGTCGAGGTGCGTCAAAGGAATTTCATTCAGCGCGGTGATTTTCCGTACAAACCCTACAACGGCCCCGCCGTGATCTACGATAGCGGCGACTATGAAGGCTGCCTGGCAAAAGCAATGGGAGCCTTCAACTACGCGGCACGCAGGAGCGAACGCCATCAATTGCGGGCCAAGGGCCGCTATCGCGGCATCGGTGTCGCAGCCTATACCCACATGTGCGGCATGGCGCCGTCACGCCGTCTGGCGTTGATGGGATTCAACCGCGGAGGCTGGGAAAGCGCGCGGGTCAGCGTGGACTCGAGCGGCCGGGTAACGATTTTTTCCGGATCCATGAGTCAGGGCCACGGCCACGTCACCTCGCTGGCGCAAGTTGCCGCCGACGTACTGCAGGTACCGATCGAGCACATCGACGTGGTGCAGGGCGACACGCGGCAAGTCCAGGCCGGTCACGGCACCTTCAACTCACGCTCGATGGCGGTGGGCGGATCGGGCGTTCATGTCTCCTCCACCCGCGTGGTCGCAAAGGCAAAGAAGATTGCCGCAAGCATGCTGGAAGTGGACGAAGGGGACGTTTCCTATCGGGCGGGCAAGTTCAGCGTCGCGGGGACCGACATCGCACCGTTGACGTTCGGCACGGTGGCCCGGATGGCCTATGTCGGCCACAAGCTGCCGGATGGAATGGAGCCTGGCCTCGACGAGACGGTGTTTTACGATCCCAAGGGCATGGGCGCGCCTTCGGGAATCCACATGGCCTATGTCGAGGTCGATCCGGAGACGGGGATCGTCGATATTCTCGATTATGTCGCCGTTGACGACGCCGGCACGATCATCAATCCCCTGCTTGCCGCTGGACAGATTCATGGCGGCGTCGTGCAGGGTATCGCGCAGGCGCTCTATGAAGAAGTCAGCTACGACCCTGATACCGGACAATTGATGATTGGCTCGCTGCTCGACTATGCTGTGCCGCGCGCCGAACATGTCCCCAGCATACGAACGCTGTTTCAGCAGACGCCCTCCCCCACCAACCCGATCGGCGTAAAGGGTATTGGCGAAAGCGGCTCGATCGCGGCGCCGCCATGTATGGTGCACGCCGTGCTCGATGCGCTTTCGCCATTCGGGATAAAACATCTCGACATGCCGATGACGCCACCGCGCGTCTGGTCGGCGATCCAGAACGCACGCGCCGGAGCAGGCCGATGA
- a CDS encoding 2Fe-2S iron-sulfur cluster-binding protein: MIDTDKKHYVVTIDVNGVRHTASVEARKLLVHLLRDDFGLTGTHVGCDTSQCGACTVDIDGQAVKSCTVLAVMADGSSITTIEGLAPGNGELHPVQAAFHEHHALQCGFCTPGMIMTVRQLLKQSPNPTEREIRHGLAGNICRCTGYNNIVRAVESLASETHRHD; the protein is encoded by the coding sequence ATGATCGATACCGACAAAAAGCATTACGTCGTGACGATCGACGTCAACGGCGTGCGTCACACCGCTTCGGTGGAAGCACGCAAGCTTCTGGTTCATCTGCTACGAGACGATTTCGGCCTCACAGGGACCCATGTCGGCTGCGACACCTCGCAGTGCGGCGCCTGCACCGTCGATATCGATGGACAAGCGGTCAAATCCTGCACGGTTCTCGCCGTGATGGCGGACGGTTCTTCGATCACGACGATCGAAGGACTCGCGCCCGGCAATGGCGAATTGCATCCGGTTCAGGCTGCATTCCATGAGCATCACGCCCTGCAATGCGGCTTCTGTACGCCCGGGATGATCATGACGGTCCGTCAGTTGCTCAAGCAAAGCCCGAATCCGACGGAACGCGAAATCCGTCACGGCCTCGCCGGCAACATCTGCCGCTGTACCGGCTACAACAACATCGTGCGCGCCGTCGAATCCCTCGCCTCGGAGACACATCGCCATGACTGA
- a CDS encoding enoyl-CoA hydratase/isomerase family protein yields MSEDVLITREQRGNISVLTMVYRPYNLLGPKLINAIVEQVEAAQKAGSRAIVLRSGLRHFSAGADLDIFDRRVEQGSGDTGGENRRLNGVEFLRFMELLPIPLIASVHGVCLGGGLELALCCDYVIAASSAKIGSVEATLGLHPLLGGIQRQVQRIGALRAKEMSMLARRYDAPTLEKWGLINLTVPEESLEKATMAIAEEFAQGPTLAHAATKELAHIAVNDGVAAADEAMARVQAPIWASEDLKAGLASFRKNGPGLAKFGGR; encoded by the coding sequence GTGTCCGAGGATGTGCTGATTACGCGCGAGCAGCGCGGCAATATTTCCGTGTTGACCATGGTCTATCGGCCCTACAATTTGCTTGGGCCAAAGCTCATCAATGCCATCGTCGAGCAGGTCGAAGCGGCGCAGAAAGCCGGTAGCCGGGCAATCGTCCTTCGCAGCGGGCTTCGGCACTTCTCTGCCGGCGCCGATCTCGATATTTTCGACAGACGCGTGGAGCAGGGCAGTGGCGATACGGGCGGCGAAAACCGCCGCTTGAACGGCGTCGAGTTCCTGCGCTTCATGGAACTGCTGCCGATCCCGTTGATCGCGAGTGTCCATGGCGTCTGCCTTGGCGGGGGCCTCGAACTGGCGTTGTGTTGCGACTACGTCATCGCGGCGTCGTCGGCGAAGATCGGTTCGGTGGAAGCAACGCTAGGGCTGCATCCATTGCTGGGCGGCATCCAGCGCCAGGTGCAGCGGATCGGTGCACTGCGCGCCAAGGAGATGTCGATGCTGGCGCGTCGCTACGACGCGCCGACCCTGGAAAAGTGGGGCCTGATCAATCTTACCGTTCCGGAAGAATCGCTGGAGAAGGCGACCATGGCGATCGCCGAGGAATTCGCGCAAGGTCCGACATTGGCCCACGCGGCCACCAAGGAACTCGCCCACATCGCCGTCAACGACGGGGTGGCCGCGGCCGACGAGGCGATGGCAAGGGTACAGGCGCCGATCTGGGCGTCGGAAGATCTGAAAGCCGGCCTTGCCTCGTTCCGCAAAAACGGCCCCGGCCTCGCCAAATTCGGGGGGCGCTGA
- a CDS encoding SDR family oxidoreductase produces the protein MAVSAQAEIPSQLGRSAIVTGATGGLGYETALALAKAGAEVIVTGRDNRKGQSAIEKINREVSGARLSYEPLDLANLASIADFSQRMHSRQSLDLLINNAGVMALPRRQTTTDGFEMQFGTNYLGHFALTARLMPLLRRASGPRVVNVSSLAHRTAFIDFDDLQGARVYSPWKAYGQSKLAMLMFALELQRRSDATGWNLTSNAAHPGFARTGLFASGPGGLLSLASDFAAPFFGQSATDGARPILFAATSPKATPGAYYGPGGLGELRGAPAPALIMPQARDAARAARLWEVSEKLAETSFN, from the coding sequence ATGGCCGTTTCGGCGCAGGCTGAAATCCCCTCGCAACTCGGCAGATCGGCGATCGTGACGGGGGCGACGGGCGGTCTCGGTTACGAGACCGCCCTGGCGTTGGCCAAGGCCGGGGCAGAGGTCATTGTGACCGGCCGCGACAATCGGAAGGGGCAGTCTGCGATCGAGAAGATCAATCGTGAAGTGTCCGGCGCTCGGTTAAGCTACGAGCCGCTCGATCTGGCCAACCTTGCGTCCATCGCAGATTTTTCGCAGCGGATGCATTCCCGGCAGTCGCTGGATCTCCTGATAAACAATGCAGGAGTGATGGCACTGCCGCGCCGGCAAACCACGACAGACGGCTTTGAAATGCAGTTTGGAACAAACTATCTGGGTCACTTTGCTCTCACGGCTCGGCTGATGCCATTGTTGCGCCGGGCGAGCGGGCCACGCGTCGTAAATGTCAGCAGCCTGGCGCACCGAACCGCGTTCATCGATTTCGATGATTTGCAGGGAGCGCGGGTATACTCGCCATGGAAGGCGTATGGGCAATCCAAGCTCGCGATGCTGATGTTTGCGCTTGAACTGCAACGGCGGAGTGACGCGACCGGCTGGAACTTGACCAGCAATGCGGCCCATCCGGGATTTGCCCGCACGGGCCTCTTCGCGAGCGGTCCGGGCGGTTTGCTTTCTCTTGCGAGCGATTTCGCCGCTCCGTTTTTTGGTCAATCGGCAACCGACGGAGCCCGACCGATCCTGTTCGCGGCGACGAGCCCAAAAGCAACGCCGGGCGCCTATTATGGACCCGGCGGACTCGGCGAATTGCGAGGCGCCCCGGCGCCGGCCCTGATCATGCCCCAGGCCCGCGACGCGGCAAGGGCAGCGAGACTTTGGGAAGTTTCCGAGAAACTCGCAGAGACGTCTTTCAATTGA
- a CDS encoding enoyl-CoA hydratase-related protein, translating into MTEHVRTELSAGIMTLTLARADKKNALSNAMYSAMSDGLERAEKDPAVRVVLFQGDGDSFTAGNDLADFSAQANGKDTGEPQAHRFISNLGRATRPLVAAVQGNAVGVGTTMLLHCDLVFLADTAKLMTPFVNLALVPEAASSWLLPARIGHVRAYAMFALGEPLDAATALACGLANAVVPAADLRARARAAAEALTKRPAGSLNHTKALMRDMDKIAAQISREGALFRQRLQTAEAREAFAAFAERRKPDFSKVAG; encoded by the coding sequence ATGACTGAACATGTAAGAACCGAACTGTCCGCTGGCATCATGACATTGACGCTGGCCCGCGCCGACAAAAAGAACGCGCTGAGCAACGCTATGTATAGCGCCATGTCGGATGGGTTGGAGCGCGCGGAGAAGGATCCGGCTGTCCGCGTGGTTCTATTCCAGGGAGACGGTGACAGTTTTACGGCCGGAAATGACCTTGCCGATTTCAGTGCCCAAGCCAATGGCAAGGACACCGGTGAGCCCCAGGCGCATCGGTTCATTAGCAATCTCGGTAGGGCCACCCGTCCGCTCGTTGCCGCCGTACAAGGCAACGCGGTCGGCGTCGGCACGACGATGCTGCTGCATTGCGACCTGGTTTTCCTTGCCGACACCGCAAAGCTGATGACGCCGTTCGTGAATCTGGCGCTGGTTCCGGAGGCCGCCTCGAGCTGGTTGCTGCCGGCGCGGATCGGGCACGTTCGTGCCTACGCGATGTTTGCGTTGGGCGAACCGCTCGATGCCGCCACCGCCTTGGCCTGCGGCCTGGCCAACGCCGTCGTGCCGGCCGCAGATTTGCGCGCCAGGGCCCGGGCGGCGGCCGAGGCCCTGACCAAACGACCGGCCGGTTCACTGAACCACACCAAGGCATTGATGCGCGACATGGACAAGATCGCCGCTCAAATCAGCCGCGAAGGCGCGTTGTTTCGCCAGCGCCTGCAGACCGCCGAAGCGCGCGAAGCGTTCGCGGCATTTGCGGAGCGCCGCAAGCCTGATTTTTCGAAGGTCGCGGGATAA
- a CDS encoding helix-turn-helix domain-containing protein, translated as MKRSGSSNKECSIARAMEVVGDRWSILLLREAYYGTRRFDEFQYYLGVAPNILSARLKKFVDLGMMTRVPLPEHGGRYEYVLTKKGRDFFPTYLALKKWGDDWLAEPAGPQVVFKDRSSGRQIEYPTLLSARGKPLQLEDVEIVAGSGAVPFNRKRFGGQLPRAKVNPERASLVLRKSVADKDK; from the coding sequence GTGAAGCGCTCCGGTTCCTCCAACAAGGAATGCTCCATCGCCCGTGCCATGGAGGTGGTCGGCGACCGCTGGTCGATCCTGCTGCTGCGGGAAGCCTATTATGGGACCAGGCGGTTCGACGAGTTTCAATACTATCTTGGCGTTGCGCCGAACATTCTCAGCGCGCGGCTGAAGAAGTTCGTTGATCTCGGCATGATGACGCGCGTGCCGTTGCCGGAGCATGGCGGGCGTTACGAATATGTCTTGACCAAAAAGGGCCGCGATTTTTTTCCGACCTACCTGGCACTTAAAAAGTGGGGCGATGACTGGCTTGCCGAGCCGGCAGGGCCGCAGGTGGTTTTCAAGGATCGCAGCAGCGGACGGCAAATCGAATATCCCACCTTGCTGTCAGCGCGCGGCAAGCCGTTGCAGCTCGAAGACGTCGAAATTGTCGCGGGCTCTGGCGCCGTGCCTTTCAACCGGAAGCGATTCGGCGGTCAACTCCCGCGCGCAAAGGTCAATCCGGAACGTGCCAGTCTAGTTCTGCGCAAATCCGTAGCCGATAAGGACAAATAA
- a CDS encoding helix-turn-helix domain-containing protein produces the protein MDAIGDRWAVLILRDLSLGLSRYEDLRRSTGVTNATLSDRLKHLEDSELIERRRYQTNPERYEYVLTAKGRDTILVMQALLQVGDKWAVSGNAGPPLKFVDRKTGHTVKLAMVDNETGQRVGKQDLLPQAGPGADELVRWRLTHFRK, from the coding sequence ATGGACGCGATCGGCGACCGTTGGGCCGTACTGATTCTGCGCGACCTGTCGCTCGGGCTGAGCAGGTACGAGGACCTGCGCCGGTCAACGGGAGTAACCAACGCAACCCTGTCCGACCGGTTGAAGCACCTTGAGGACAGCGAATTGATCGAGCGGCGCCGGTACCAGACCAATCCCGAGCGATATGAATACGTTCTGACCGCGAAGGGCCGGGACACCATCCTCGTGATGCAGGCGCTGTTGCAGGTGGGAGACAAGTGGGCGGTTTCCGGAAACGCGGGGCCTCCACTCAAATTTGTGGATCGAAAAACCGGACACACGGTGAAGCTTGCAATGGTCGACAACGAGACCGGGCAACGCGTCGGAAAGCAGGATTTGCTGCCGCAGGCAGGTCCGGGAGCGGACGAACTGGTCCGCTGGCGTTTGACGCACTTTCGGAAATAG
- a CDS encoding xanthine dehydrogenase family protein subunit M, whose amino-acid sequence MIPSSFDYVRATSLAHAIGLLQKDPDGSKLVAGGHTLIPTLKLRLASPALLVDIGGIGELKGIQIADRIRIGALTTHAELLASEPLRTVLPIFHQAADLIADPQVRNRGTIGGSLANADPAADWPAVVVALKGELELAGPTGNRQVAARDFFVDIMTTALEPEEVLVAIHIPYPNAGAQFRYRKIRHPASGYAVVGVAVALRQQDGIVSEATIAITGATGRAFAADCASAHLVGKPLSTETIANAALLASEQAECLSDGYASADYRKHLLRTEIIRALTSLTNA is encoded by the coding sequence ATGATCCCCTCATCATTCGATTATGTTCGCGCAACCTCGCTCGCCCACGCGATCGGGCTGCTGCAGAAGGATCCCGACGGCAGCAAGCTCGTTGCCGGCGGTCATACGCTGATTCCGACGTTGAAATTGCGGCTGGCATCGCCGGCGCTTTTGGTCGACATCGGAGGCATCGGCGAATTGAAGGGAATCCAGATCGCCGACCGCATCAGGATCGGCGCCCTGACAACGCATGCCGAACTGCTGGCGTCCGAACCCCTGCGAACGGTGCTGCCGATCTTCCATCAAGCCGCCGACCTGATTGCCGACCCGCAGGTGCGCAATCGCGGTACGATCGGCGGCTCACTGGCAAACGCCGACCCTGCGGCCGACTGGCCGGCGGTCGTCGTCGCACTGAAGGGAGAACTGGAGCTCGCAGGCCCGACCGGCAACAGGCAGGTCGCGGCAAGGGACTTCTTCGTCGACATCATGACCACTGCGCTCGAGCCGGAAGAAGTGCTTGTGGCCATCCACATCCCCTACCCTAACGCCGGTGCGCAGTTCCGATATCGCAAGATCCGCCACCCGGCGAGTGGCTATGCCGTGGTCGGAGTTGCCGTGGCACTGCGCCAGCAAGACGGCATCGTTTCGGAAGCCACGATTGCCATCACCGGCGCGACCGGCCGGGCTTTTGCGGCGGATTGCGCGAGTGCGCATCTGGTCGGCAAGCCACTATCGACCGAAACCATCGCAAACGCCGCCTTGCTCGCCAGTGAACAGGCCGAGTGCCTGTCGGATGGCTACGCGTCGGCTGATTATCGCAAGCATCTCCTCAGGACCGAGATCATCAGGGCGTTGACGTCGCTGACCAATGCCTGA
- a CDS encoding TetR/AcrR family transcriptional regulator yields MEPAMRYVKGHGLQTRSRIVEEASYALRQGGADGMSVADLMKLAGLTHGGFYAHFESREALVVEAFALAMDRKLSQWLKLMKGMPVEKRFDVIVEEYLSPGHRDDRAHGCVLPALGADIARSGKKARHIFARKLDEMIDVVTMLFPKKSPKEARQIAAGALATMMGSIALARAVGDEKLSDEFLEAGRHALSGQSAGRGARIASSARRPDKSCKEKSDHD; encoded by the coding sequence ATGGAGCCGGCAATGCGTTACGTGAAGGGCCACGGGTTGCAGACCCGGAGCCGGATTGTCGAGGAGGCCTCCTATGCTCTGCGTCAAGGCGGCGCCGACGGCATGAGCGTGGCCGACTTGATGAAGCTCGCGGGTCTCACGCACGGTGGCTTCTACGCTCATTTCGAATCGCGCGAAGCTCTGGTGGTCGAGGCGTTCGCCTTGGCCATGGATCGAAAGCTCTCCCAATGGCTGAAGCTTATGAAGGGAATGCCGGTCGAGAAACGGTTCGACGTTATCGTTGAAGAATATCTGAGCCCTGGTCATCGTGATGATCGGGCACACGGCTGCGTGCTGCCGGCCCTCGGTGCTGACATCGCCCGTTCAGGCAAGAAGGCGCGCCACATATTTGCAAGGAAGCTCGACGAAATGATCGACGTGGTCACCATGTTGTTTCCGAAAAAATCGCCGAAGGAGGCACGCCAGATCGCGGCCGGCGCGCTTGCAACCATGATGGGGTCGATCGCGCTCGCGCGTGCGGTCGGCGACGAGAAGCTGTCCGACGAGTTTCTTGAAGCCGGACGGCACGCCCTAAGCGGTCAATCGGCGGGGCGAGGAGCGAGGATAGCATCGAGTGCTCGGCGACCAGACAAAAGCTGCAAGGAGAAGAGCGATCATGACTGA
- a CDS encoding CaiB/BaiF CoA-transferase family protein gives MGGPLSGIRVVDFSRVLAGPLCARTLQDLGAEVIKVEPPSPDVSRFAFPSTDGMSGYYAQQNAGKRNVSINLNIPGAYDLALKLCDTADVVVENFRAGTLGFFGLDYETLSKRNPRLIYASITGYGQGGPWRSRMAYAPTVQAEAGFTENSVRHYGEALKEPRTDSLSHADVYAGLQAVIAILAALHGRQTTGQGQYIDVAMAATLLAVNERAHVDLSDDDIGAEPAVLGATDCSFFTGPQGEHFTVATSIIGSRTFPSWLRAMRRVDLMDDPRFSSAAARRLNFGALHQIIQSWMLTFPDMATLDAQFDEAKIAMGEIRSIKELTKSDWSDYWGAVQLVPDRSGGEYILPGRPWRFSSDELTPIGTPAFQGEHNREVFRELGVSEAELQRLSETGVLVTHRRALEPEAAVKPREPAGQAA, from the coding sequence ATGGGTGGTCCTCTCAGCGGAATTCGCGTCGTCGACTTTTCCCGCGTACTCGCAGGTCCACTGTGCGCGCGGACCTTGCAGGATCTCGGCGCCGAGGTCATCAAGGTCGAACCGCCGAGCCCGGACGTGTCGCGCTTTGCGTTTCCGTCGACCGACGGCATGTCGGGCTATTATGCGCAGCAGAACGCCGGCAAGCGCAACGTCAGCATCAATCTAAACATTCCCGGCGCGTATGATCTCGCGCTGAAGCTCTGCGATACCGCGGACGTTGTGGTCGAGAACTTTCGCGCGGGGACGCTCGGCTTCTTCGGTCTCGATTACGAGACTCTGTCGAAGCGCAATCCACGGCTGATCTACGCGTCGATCACCGGTTACGGTCAGGGCGGTCCCTGGCGGAGCCGGATGGCATATGCGCCGACGGTGCAGGCCGAGGCCGGCTTCACCGAGAACAGCGTTCGGCACTATGGCGAGGCCTTGAAAGAGCCGCGCACCGACAGCCTGTCGCATGCTGACGTCTATGCGGGATTGCAGGCGGTGATCGCCATCCTGGCGGCGCTCCACGGTCGCCAGACAACCGGGCAAGGCCAGTATATCGACGTTGCGATGGCGGCGACCTTGCTCGCGGTCAATGAACGCGCGCATGTCGATCTGTCGGACGACGACATCGGTGCGGAGCCTGCGGTGCTCGGCGCCACCGATTGCTCGTTCTTCACGGGTCCACAGGGTGAGCATTTCACCGTCGCCACCAGCATTATCGGCAGCCGGACGTTTCCGTCCTGGCTCCGTGCGATGCGGCGCGTCGATTTGATGGACGATCCGCGGTTTTCTAGCGCCGCGGCCCGGCGGCTGAATTTCGGCGCGTTGCACCAGATCATCCAGTCCTGGATGTTGACTTTTCCCGACATGGCGACGCTCGACGCCCAGTTCGACGAAGCCAAGATCGCGATGGGCGAAATCCGCTCGATCAAGGAACTCACCAAGTCGGACTGGAGCGACTATTGGGGCGCGGTCCAGCTCGTTCCGGATCGCAGCGGCGGCGAATACATATTGCCGGGCCGCCCCTGGCGCTTTTCCAGCGATGAACTGACGCCGATCGGCACACCGGCTTTCCAGGGCGAGCACAACAGGGAGGTGTTTCGCGAACTGGGCGTGAGCGAGGCGGAACTGCAGCGGCTCTCCGAGACCGGGGTGCTCGTTACGCACCGTCGCGCGCTTGAACCCGAAGCTGCGGTCAAACCACGGGAGCCTGCCGGGCAGGCGGCTTGA